In Hydractinia symbiolongicarpus strain clone_291-10 chromosome 13, HSymV2.1, whole genome shotgun sequence, a single genomic region encodes these proteins:
- the LOC130623061 gene encoding tigger transposable element-derived protein 4-like: MAASNALGERLPMFVIGKSAKPRCFKNVRNLPCRYRLQNKSWMDGVLFEEWVRELDRKFESQGRKIVLIVDNCPTHPNITELKAVNLQFLPPNTTSCTQPMDQGVISHSSVVKEKSLFGNTRMSSNYSLSKQNKIKNFFWHTKHK; this comes from the exons ATGGCTGCATCCAATGCTTTGGGCGAAAGGCTTCCAATGTTTGTGATTGGAAAGTCCGCGAAACCCAGATGTTTCAAAAACGTGAGAAATCTACCCTGTCGGTATCGCTTGCAAAATAAATCCTGGATGGATGGAGTATTATTTGAAGAATGGGTTAGAGAATTAGATCGTAAATTCGAGTCACAAGGAAGGAAGATTGTTTTAATAGTCGACAACTGTCCCACACACCCAAACATCACAGAGTTAAAGGCTGTAAATCTACAATTCCTGCCACCTAACACCACTTCTTGTACCCAACCTATGGATCAAGGAGTTATCAG CCATTCCAGTGTTGTcaaagaaaaaagtttgtttgGTAACACTAGAATGTCTTCCAATTACTCtctatcaaaacaaaacaaaatcaaaaattttttttggcataCTAAACATAAGTAA
- the LOC130623531 gene encoding tigger transposable element-derived protein 4-like — translation MGKRKHKELTLKTKYEALRDLEDGMSNKDASIKYSVPSSTLSTWKNTKEKIFLAFKNSSLKRQRVKTDKYEKLNESLLTWFTSMRGNNIPINGPILNEKAREFATAFNYEDFSASNGWLRGWKERYGITFKEVSGESAKVTSEMTAPWEETTLPTILARYELKDIFNADEFGLFY, via the exons ATGGGGAAAAGAAAGCATAAAGAActcactttaaaaacaaaatatgaagcTCTCCGTGACTTGGAGGATGGTATGTCCAATAAAGACGCATCCATCAAGTACTCCGTTCCAAGCAGCACCTTGTCAACATGGAAGaacacaaaagaaaagatattcCTTGCTTTCAAAAACTCGTCACTAAAACGCCAGAGAGTTAAGACTGACAAGTACGAAAAATTGAATGAATCGTTGTTGACTTGGTTTACCTCAATGCGTGGTAACAACATCCCAATTAATGGACCAATTTTAAACGAGAAAGCTCGTGAATTTGCCACAGCATTCAACTATGAAGATTTTTCAGCATCGAACGGATGGTTGAGAGGCTGGAAGGAGAG atatgGAATCACATTCAAAGAAGTATCTGGGGAGTCCGCAAAAGTAACAAGTGAGATGACAGCACCTTGGGAAGAAACTACCCTACCAACTATATTGGCCAGATATGAATTAAAAGACATCTTCAATGCCGATGAATTCGGCCTATTCTACTAA